In Elaeis guineensis isolate ETL-2024a chromosome 1, EG11, whole genome shotgun sequence, a genomic segment contains:
- the LOC105037387 gene encoding protein DMP3-like — translation MPVRTRSKSIKETPPSPPPPPPPTEKTTKTPETQSSEEEESLVEKPLPPPPISHSQLAIAQALTSTAHLVNLLPTGTLLAFQLLTPVFTKNGSCDAVTRLMTQSLLLLLAASCFLACFTDSFRLPDGRLYYGLATLRGMWLFDYPPPASSALPELSTYRLRFIDFVHAVLSVLVFASVALRDKNVVDCFYPQPKHETKEVLDILPLGVGVICGLLFVVFPTRRHGIGYPDTKEN, via the coding sequence ATGCCTGTGAGAACCAGAAGCAAAAGCATCAAAGAAACACCaccatcaccaccaccaccaccaccaccaacaGAGAAAACCACCAAAACTCCCGAAACGCAGTCCTCTGAGGAGGAAGAAAGCCTGGTAGAGAAACCCCTCCCACCACCCCCCATCTCTCACTCTCAACTAGCAATAGCTCAGGCTCTAACAAGCACGGCTCACTTGGTCAACCTCCTCCCCACCGGCACCCTCCTCGCCTTCCAGCTCCTCACCCCGGTCTTCACCAAGAATGGCTCCTGCGACGCTGTCACCCGGCTCATGACGcaaagcctcctcctcctcctcgctgCCTCCTGCTTCCTCGCCTGCTTCACCGATAGCTTTCGATTGCCGGACGGGCGATTATACTACGGTTTGGCCACTCTCCGAGGGATGTGGCTCTTCGATTACCCCCCGCCAGCCTCCTCGGCGCTGCCGGAACTGTCCACGTACAGGCTAAGATTCATAGATTTTGTGCATGCGGTGCTCTCGGTGCTCGTGTTTGCGTCGGTGGCGTTGAGAGATAAGAACGTTGTTGATTGCTTTTATCCACAGCCGAAGCATGAGACCAAGGAGGTTTTGGATATCTTGCCGTTGGGGGTAGGGGTTATATGTGGCTTGTTGTTTGTAGTCTTTCCTACAAGAAGGCATGGGATTGGCTATCCGGATACCAAGGAGAATTGA
- the LOC105037408 gene encoding probable magnesium transporter NIPA4: MAPGAASGGSWVESYTGMSTDNIKGLILALSSSLFIGASFIIKKKGLKKAGAAGVRAGSGGYSYLYEPLWWIGMITMIVGEVANFAAYAFAPAILVTPLGALSIIISAALAHIILRERLHIFGILGCVLCVVGSTTIVLHAPQEREIESVKEVWDLATEPAFLFYAAVVIAAVFVLIFHFVPPYGQTHIMVYIGVCSLIGSLSVMSVKALGIALKLTFSGMNQLIYPQTWAFTIVVVACVITQVNYLNKALDTFNTAVVSPIYYVMFTSLTILASVIMFKDWDRQNPTQIVTEMCGFITILSGTFLLHKTKDMADGHSPSLSVRLPKHADEDGYPPEGIPLRCQDSV; encoded by the exons ATGGCGCCGGGGGCGGCGTCGGGGGGGAGCTGGGTGGAGTCCTATACCGGGATGTCCACCGACAACATCAAGGGCCTCATCCTCGCGCTGTCCTCGAGCTTATTCATCGGCGCCAGCTTCATCATCAAGAAGAAGGGTTTGAAGAAGGCCGGCGCTGCCGGTGTTAGGGCAG GATCTGGAGGCTATTCTTACTTGTATGAACCACTTTGGTGGATAGGAATGATAACAA TGATTGTTGGGGAAGTTGCTAATTTTGCAGCTTATGCATTTGCTCCAGCTATTTTGGTCACTCCTCTTGGTGCACTTAGCATAATCATCAG TGCTGCTCTTGCACATATCATTTTACGGGAGAGGCTGCACATATTTGGCATTCTTGGTTGTGTTCTTTGTGTTGTGGGATCAACCACAATTGTGCTCCATGCCCCTCAGGAGCGTGAGATTGAATCTGTTAAGGAAGTATGGGATCTGGCTACTGAACCAG CTTTTCTGTTCTATGCAGCAGTAGTAATTGCTGCTGTTTTTGTACTTATATTCCATTTTGTCCCCCCTTATGGGCAGACACATATTATGGTGTACATTGGTGTTTGCTCTCTCATAGGTTCTCTATCG GTCATGAGTGTGAAAGCTCTTGGGATAGCTCTGAAGTTGACATTTTCGGGGATGAATCAGTTAATTTATCCCCAAACTTGGGCTTTCACGATAGTTGTAGTTGCATGTGTGATTACTCAAGTGAACTATTTGAACAAG GCTCTTGATACATTCAACACAGCAGTTGTATCACCCATATACTATGTGATGTTTACATCCTTAACCATTTTGGCTAGTGTGATCATGTTCAAG GATTGGGATCGGCAAAATCCGACACAAATAGTCACAGAGATGTGTGGCTTTATCACAATTCTTTCTGGGACATTTCTTCTTCACAAGACCAAGGACATGGCTGATG GTCATTCACCATCTTTATCTGTGCGCCTTCCTAAACATGCTGATGAAGATGGTTATCCCCCTGAGGGCATTCCTCTCAGGTGTCAGGATTCAGTCTGA
- the LOC105037378 gene encoding pentatricopeptide repeat-containing protein At1g31430: protein MRLSLPKPQAFFLRSNSTASTPNSNSKWLLLSRSISCPNHLDQFLSHAIVTGLLQSSHLYIWNSLLHSLARGPSPDLSISLFDFIRREGIAPDNYTFTAALKAIARLSLPRSGEEIHSLSLKLGFESDTFVQNSLIHVYSASGSVGTARKVFDLASASVVDVVSWNSMISGYLQGNLCEEALGVFGRMVEKSIRMDKITAVSSLIACGRIGALDLGRRIHALVVVNGFVMDFYLCSSLVCMYAKCGLVGHARKLFDGMPDRNVVCWTSMISGYAQSGRFREAVELFREMQVAGVRADDATVASVVSSCAQLGALDQGKYIHAYCDANGIGQDISVKNAWIDMYSKCGDIKKALQIFWGLVRRDIFSWTAMISGLAMNGYSSEALDLFSQMEDMSEVLPNEVTFLGVLSACSHGGLVEKGFHYFEHMIRAYKLTPKIEHYGCMVDLLGRAKLLVEVKKFIEEMPVEPDVVIWRSLLFACRINGHVKLAEYAAERIMELEPKKCGGHVLLSNVYAVASRWSDVNRVRRVMYVQSIQKQPGCSFIEINGNVHEFFAKDTSHPETEVIHGVLLWINKHLLSETYTIHSPGSFYNSTQKDNELNQRQEVRLYDP from the coding sequence ATGCGCCTCTCTCTCCCCAAACCGCAAGCCTTCTTCCTCCGATCGAACTCCACCGCCTCGACCCCCAACTCTAACTCCAAATGGCTTCTCCTCTCCCGCTCCATCTCGTGCCCCAACCACCTCGACCAGTTTCTCTCTCACGCCATCGTCACTGGCCTTCTCCAAAGCTCCCATCTTTACATCTGGAATTCCCTCCTTCATTCCCTCGCTCGTGGTCCGTCCCCCGACCTCTCCATATCTCTCTTCGACTTCATTCGTAGAGAAGGCATCGCTCCTGATAACTACACCTTCACTGCCGCCCTCAAAGCCATTGCCCGCCTCTCCCTCCCCAGAAGCGGGGAAGAGATCCATTCCTTGAGCCTGAAGCTTGGGTTCGAATCTGATACCTTTGTGCAGAACTCTCTCATCCATGTGTACTCCGCTTCTGGCTCCGTGGGCACCGCAAGAAAGGTTTTTGATTTGGCCTCTGCTTCCGTCGTTGATGTGGTTTCTTGGAACAGCATGATATCGGGTTATCTGCAGGGCAATTTATGCGAAGAAGCTTTAGGGGTTTTTGGTAGAATGGTAGAGAAATCTATTAGGATGGATAAGATTACTGCAGTGAGCTCGCTGATTGCTTGTGGGAGAATCGGGGCACTCGATCTTGGTAGGAGGATTCACGCATTGGTTGTGGTGAATGGTTTTGTTATGGATTTCTATCTGTGCTCTTCTTTGGTTTGCATGTATGCAAAATGTGGGTTAGTAGGGCATGCTCGAAAACTGTTTGATGGAATGCCTGATAGGAATGTGGTCTGCTGGACTTCAATGATTTCCGGGTATGCCCAATCAGGTCGATTTAGAGAAGCAGTAGAGCTCTTTAGGGAAATGCAAGTTGCTGGTGTGAGAGCTGATGATGCCACGGTTGCATCTGTTGTTTCTTCATGTGCACAGTTGGGTGCACTGGATCAAGGTAAGTATATTCATGCATATTGTGATGCTAATGGCATAGGACAGGATATTTCAGTGAAGAATGCTTGGATTGATATGTACTCAAAGTGTGGGGACATTAAGAAAGCTCTACAGATATTTTGGGGATTGGTCAGGCGGGATATCTTTTCATGGACAGCGATGATATCTGGGCTGGCTATGAATGGATACTCTAGTGAGGCATTGGATTTGTTCTCACAAATGGAGGACATGAGTGAAGTACTGCCAAATGAAGTAACTTTTCTTGGTGTTTTGTCTGCTTGTAGTCATGGAGGCTTGGTTGAAAAAGGATTCCACTACTTTGAACACATGATCAGAGCGTATAAGCTTACACCTAAAATAGAGCACTATGGGTGTATGGTGGATCTTTTGGGGCGTGCAAAGCTTTTGGTAGAGGTGAAGAAATTTATCGAAGAGATGCCTGTTGAACCTGATGTGGTTATTTGGCGGTCACTGCTTTTTGCATGTAGGATTAATGGGCATGTCAAATTGGCAGAATATGCAGCTGAAAGAATTATGGAATTAGAGCCAAAGAAATGTGGTGGGCATGTCTTACTTTCTAATGTATATGCTGTGGCATCCAGGTGGAGTGATGTGAATAGGGTGAGGAGAGTTATGTATGTCCAAAGCATACAAAAGCAACCTGGATGTTCCTTCATAGAAATAAATGGTAATGTGCATGAATTCTTTGCCAAGGATACATCACATCCTGAAACAGAAGTTATACATGGGGTCCTTCTTTGGATTAATAAACATCTATTGTCGGAAACATACACCATACATTCACCAGGTTCATTCTATAATTCAACACAGAAAGATAATGAATTGAACCAAAGGCAAGAGGTACGCCTCTATGATCCATGA
- the LOC105037398 gene encoding protein DMP7-like, translated as MDDDDNCKVLIEPHDGRSDRYEDESADEPNLIYVLNLILSGTARLNVLLPTATILTFTIFAPLLTNDGKCDDLNRWLMAAFVALCAASCVFFTFTDSFRAVSGRLYYGVATFRGIWTFNGRRKGPTEPAAYKLMWSDLFHALLSLVAFLTFAASHNDVVLCYYPRMPRKVINTVPFVVGFVVSLLFVVFPSRRRGIGYPFLLQRDAVYLRR; from the coding sequence ATGGACGACGACGACAACTGCAAAGTCCTCATCGAACCCCATGACGGCCGCTCTGACCGCTACGAAGATGAGAGTGCCGACGAGCCGAACCTTATCTACGTCCTCAACTTAATCCTCAGTGGCACCGCCCGCCTCAACGTCCTCCTCCCCACCGCCACCATCCTCACCTTCACCATCTTCGCCCCCCTCCTCACCAACGACGGCAAGTGCGACGACCTCAACCGCTGGCTCATGGCCGCCTTCGTCGCCCTCTGCGCCGCCTCCTGCGTCTTCTTCACCTTCACCGACAGCTTCCGAGCCGTTTCCGGCAGGCTGTACTACGGCGTCGCAACGTTCAGAGGGATCTGGACGTTCAACGGGCGCCGGAAGGGACCGACGGAGCCGGCGGCGTATAAGCTTATGTGGTCGGACCTCTTCCATGCGCTGCTGTCGCTGGTGGCGTTTCTGACATTCGCGGCGTCGCACAATGACGTGGTGCTGTGCTATTACCCTCGGATGCCACGGAAGGTGATCAACACGGTGCCGTTCGTGGTTGGTTTCGTGGTGAGCCTTCTGTTCGTGGTGTTTCCTTCCAGGAGGAGGGGGATCGGCTACCCTTTCTTGCTGCAGAGGGATGCCGTTTACTTGAGGCGCTGA